From a single Paludibacter jiangxiensis genomic region:
- a CDS encoding esterase, which translates to MNKIQLLVAILFLSFSAQAQRNPVVVSPEVHPNHSVTFRFSAKNAKQVSLEAQFLKDKLPMQKDASGVWSVTVDPVKPDIYPYCFWVDDTQVTDPNNTVVFANERFKYSLVDIPGDTPLIHSLQNVPHGKISYRYYNSKTLGTTRPLVIYTPPGFNVNGKTKYPVLYLIHGGSDTEETWTKVGKANLIADNLIAQGKAKPMIIVMPYGNVRPKSMPEFTPDVMNDVIPFVEANYPVLTDSPNRAIAGFSVGGGQTLNIGLTNTDKFAYVCAYAPYPETEEFRKNFSNYAPDAEKMNKQLKLFTLSVGTEDFLFESVKKNIAMFKEKGLKPVSYIVDGGHTWMNCKQYLATTLPQLFK; encoded by the coding sequence ATGAATAAGATACAATTATTAGTTGCCATCCTGTTTCTCTCATTTTCGGCGCAAGCGCAGCGAAATCCTGTTGTCGTTTCACCCGAGGTGCATCCCAATCACAGCGTTACGTTTCGGTTCTCGGCAAAGAATGCGAAACAGGTTTCGCTGGAAGCTCAGTTTCTCAAGGATAAATTGCCGATGCAAAAGGACGCTTCCGGTGTTTGGAGTGTTACGGTAGATCCGGTAAAACCCGATATTTACCCATATTGTTTCTGGGTTGACGATACGCAGGTTACCGATCCGAATAATACCGTCGTATTTGCCAACGAACGTTTCAAATATAGTTTGGTGGATATTCCCGGGGATACACCATTGATTCATTCGCTTCAGAATGTTCCTCATGGAAAAATCAGTTACCGATACTACAATTCCAAAACATTGGGGACTACCCGCCCGCTGGTGATTTATACGCCTCCGGGATTCAATGTGAATGGAAAAACAAAATATCCGGTTCTCTACCTGATTCATGGCGGATCGGATACCGAAGAGACATGGACAAAAGTGGGCAAAGCCAACCTGATTGCCGATAACCTGATAGCTCAGGGCAAAGCCAAACCAATGATTATTGTGATGCCGTATGGCAATGTGCGTCCCAAATCGATGCCCGAGTTTACGCCGGATGTGATGAATGATGTAATTCCTTTTGTGGAAGCGAACTATCCGGTGTTGACCGATAGTCCAAACAGAGCCATTGCCGGTTTTTCGGTTGGCGGCGGCCAAACATTGAATATTGGTCTGACGAATACCGACAAGTTTGCTTACGTATGCGCCTATGCTCCTTATCCGGAAACAGAAGAGTTCAGAAAGAATTTTTCCAATTACGCTCCCGATGCCGAAAAGATGAACAAGCAACTGAAACTTTTTACTCTCAGTGTGGGAACTGAAGATTTTCTGTTCGAGAGTGTCAAAAAGAATATTGCGATGTTTAAAGAAAAGGGGTTGAAGCCAGTATCATATATTGTTGACGGCGGTCATACGTGGATGAATTGCAAACAATATCTGGCCACGACATTGCCGCAGTTGTTCAAGTAA
- a CDS encoding alpha/beta hydrolase-fold protein produces the protein MKKLISFFIVSLILNCTAFAQTVVSPAPLGFDVVQTNIPHGKIDTISYKSKTVGAVRKALVYTPPGYSKDKKYPVLYLLHGIGGDEKEWFEQGQPQVILDNLYAQKRVEPMIVVLPNGRAMKDDRAVGNIYDGVKVQAFATFEQDLLKDLIPSVEKNYPAIKDSQHRAIAGLSMGGGQSLNFGLGNMDKFAWVGGFSSAPNTKMPKELLPNPELAKQKLQLLWISCGDKDGLIYNSKRTHDYLVANGVSHIYYVDHGYHDFKVWKNSLYMFSQLLFKPVDKSSFDKISNAGRPAESNIRSAQYPQILPDGRAVVRIKAPEAQKVQLDLGKKYDMVKGAGGVWEATTDSLSEGFHYYTINVDGVGVCDPSSETFYGMGREASGIEVPFRGDSYYETRNVPHGDIRIKRYYSEVTNSWRNFYMYTPPGYDQNTSEKYPVLYIMHGGGEDQRGWATQGKTDLIIDNLIAEKKAVPMVIVMPDGNLPAGNFGEEGLKMFEKEMKQSIIPFVEKNYRVKTDAQSRALAGLSMGGLQTLYMGLFNTDMFAYLGVFSSGWIQNMFDDVANRQYEYLQNNVDKVNANLKKLWISQGGKEDIAWQNCQTMRGKLDAMKIKYVYSEYPGGHTWPVWRNNIYNFAQVLFK, from the coding sequence ATGAAAAAGCTTATCTCTTTTTTTATTGTATCACTGATACTTAACTGTACGGCATTTGCTCAAACTGTCGTATCTCCGGCTCCGTTAGGATTTGATGTTGTACAGACGAATATTCCACACGGAAAGATCGATACTATTAGTTACAAATCAAAAACGGTTGGTGCAGTTCGTAAAGCGCTGGTTTATACTCCTCCGGGATATTCTAAAGATAAAAAATATCCGGTTCTGTATTTACTGCATGGAATTGGTGGTGACGAAAAAGAGTGGTTCGAACAGGGACAACCGCAGGTAATTCTTGACAATTTATATGCTCAGAAACGTGTGGAGCCTATGATTGTGGTATTGCCTAACGGACGTGCCATGAAAGACGACCGTGCCGTAGGTAACATTTACGATGGAGTGAAGGTGCAAGCCTTTGCAACTTTCGAGCAGGACTTGTTGAAAGATTTGATTCCTTCTGTCGAAAAAAATTATCCGGCTATCAAAGACAGCCAGCATCGCGCTATTGCCGGGTTGTCGATGGGTGGCGGTCAGTCATTGAATTTTGGACTTGGAAACATGGATAAATTTGCCTGGGTTGGCGGTTTCTCATCAGCACCAAACACAAAGATGCCCAAAGAACTTTTGCCTAATCCTGAATTGGCCAAGCAAAAGCTTCAGTTGCTCTGGATTTCATGTGGCGATAAAGACGGTTTGATTTATAACAGCAAACGCACGCATGATTATTTGGTTGCCAATGGGGTCTCTCACATCTATTATGTTGATCATGGCTACCACGATTTCAAAGTATGGAAGAATAGTTTGTATATGTTTTCGCAGTTGCTGTTCAAACCGGTTGATAAATCGTCTTTCGACAAGATCAGTAATGCCGGTCGTCCCGCAGAGAGCAACATCCGTTCTGCTCAATATCCTCAGATTTTGCCTGACGGTCGCGCTGTGGTTCGTATTAAAGCCCCCGAAGCGCAAAAAGTGCAGCTTGATTTGGGTAAAAAGTATGACATGGTGAAGGGCGCTGGCGGTGTGTGGGAAGCCACAACCGACTCTTTGAGCGAAGGATTTCATTACTATACCATTAATGTAGATGGAGTTGGAGTGTGCGATCCTTCCAGCGAAACATTCTATGGCATGGGCCGTGAGGCCAGCGGAATTGAGGTGCCTTTCCGTGGCGACAGCTATTACGAAACACGGAACGTACCTCACGGTGACATCCGTATCAAACGCTATTATTCTGAAGTTACCAATTCATGGCGTAATTTCTATATGTATACCCCTCCGGGATATGATCAGAATACAAGCGAAAAATATCCGGTGCTTTACATCATGCATGGAGGTGGCGAAGATCAACGCGGCTGGGCTACTCAGGGAAAGACAGACTTGATCATCGATAACCTGATTGCAGAAAAGAAAGCTGTTCCGATGGTTATTGTAATGCCTGATGGAAATCTTCCGGCAGGTAATTTTGGAGAAGAAGGTCTGAAGATGTTTGAAAAAGAGATGAAACAAAGCATCATTCCTTTTGTTGAGAAAAATTACCGGGTAAAAACGGATGCTCAATCGCGTGCTCTTGCCGGCTTGTCGATGGGCGGCCTTCAAACACTTTACATGGGATTGTTTAATACCGACATGTTCGCATATCTGGGAGTTTTTAGCTCGGGTTGGATTCAGAATATGTTTGACGATGTGGCAAACAGACAGTATGAATATCTGCAAAACAATGTAGATAAAGTGAATGCAAACCTGAAAAAGCTCTGGATTTCTCAGGGAGGAAAAGAAGATATAGCATGGCAAAATTGCCAGACGATGCGTGGAAAGCTGGATGCTATGAAAATTAAATATGTTTACAGCGAATATCCCGGTGGACATACCTGGCCTGTTTGGAGAAACAATATCTACAATTTTGCGCAAGTGTTATTCAAATAA